A region of Saccopteryx leptura isolate mSacLep1 chromosome X, mSacLep1_pri_phased_curated, whole genome shotgun sequence DNA encodes the following proteins:
- the OTUD6A gene encoding OTU domain-containing protein 6A produces MEELQREHQRVERRHQREKKELEDRIQVMKSSVPKGDKKKKKQMLLDVARLEAEMEQRHQQELEKFEEVLPKSAWQRGFEAIAKGLAKMNLENQPPPHHSKVQKRRERRAALERERQKAADAETQYLASYRREEEEKLAAILEPRNLEMRHVPPDCHCLYRAIQDQLPSSVTLESLRRLTARYLRQHVQELLPFFRDPKTGNAHSRNDFLGYCDDIVHSTSWGGQMELRALSHVLQSPIEVIQTESPVLVVGEEYSSKPLTLVYVRYASSFGDHYNSVTPLEAGAVGGATARFF; encoded by the coding sequence ATGGAGGAGCTGCAGCGCGAGCATCAGCGGGTGGAACGCCGCCATCAGCGCGAGAAAAAAGAGCTTGAGGACCGCATCCAGGTCATGAAGAGCTCGGTCCCCAAGGgcgacaagaagaaaaaaaagcagatgctCCTTGACGTGGCCCGCCTGGAGGCCGAGATGGAGCAGAGGCACCAGCAGGAGCTGGAGAAGTTCGAGGAGGTTTTGCCGAAGAGTGCCTGGCAGCGAGGCTTCGAAGCCATCGCGAAAGGGCTGGCTAAGATGAATCTGGAGAACCAGCCTCCTCCTCACCACTCGAAGGTACAGAAGAGGCGCGAAAGGAGGGCGGCGCTCGAGAGGGAGCGCCAGAAGGCCGCCGACGCCGAGACGCAGTACCTGGCCAGCTACCGCcgcgaggaggaggagaagctcgCCGCCATCCTCGAGCCCAGAAACCTGGAGATGAGGCATGTGCCGCCCGACTGCCACTGCCTGTACCGCGCCATCCAAGACCAGCTGCCATCCTCCGTGACCCTGGAGAGCCTGCGGAGACTCACCGCCAGGTACCTGCGGCAGCACGTCCAGGAGTTGCTGCCGTTCTTCAGGGACCCCAAAACCGGCAACGCCCACAGCCGCAACGACTTCCTGGGCTACTGCGACGACATCGTGCACAGCACGTCTTGGGGAGGCCAGATGGAGCTGAGGGCCCTGTCGCACGTCCTGCAGAGCCCCATCGAGGTGATCCAGACGGAGTCGCCCGTGCTCGTCGTCGGGGAGGAGTACAGCAGCAAGCCGCTGACCCTGGTCTACGTGCGCTACGCCTCCAGCTTCGGTGACCACTACAACTCCGTGACGCCGCTGGAAGCCGGAGCCGTCGGGGGAGCCACTGCGCGGTTCTTCTAG